The segment ACCTTCTCCCGGCGCACTCGGTCGATATCCACAGAGCCAGAAATCACGCACTCAATCAGGCACGCAACGTAAGGTTCGTCGCGAGAAAACCGGTTGTTGCAAGTGATGCAACAACGCACCACCGGCAGGTTCTCGGGAAATGGCTGATCGAGGAGAACCTTTGAGGGAACGTGATCAGCGGTCGACGGCACGTCGCCACAATAGGCGCAGTACAGCGAGTGCCGCTCATCGAGGAAGAGCTTGCGAGGGTCCATCGTTGAATAATAGCGGCCTAACGACGCAAGGGTCAGGGATGCGGGGCCGTCGCGCAAGCCTGTCATCCACCCGAAAACATGCACGGCCCCGCATCCCCTGCAGCCGCTTGTTGGGCCGCACACGCCAGCGGGGACCATCGCTGCTTCTCACTCCTCGGTGTAAGAGTAACGTTTGTCGTTCAGCATTCCACCGGGCGAAAGGCAGATACTGAACCGCTTGAACAAGCCGAAGAATTCTGTGAGTGGCATTTCAGTAGTAATGCGCCGAGTAGCGAAGGCGCCTGAGGTCGTCGCGATGGACTCCTTGACGGAATCGAATGAACCCGGCGTCACTAGAAAATGCACCGTGATCGGATCGCGATGCGCGCCGCGGTTCTCGCCAACCCACACGTTTACCCCAACCACGAACTCGTGTTGGTGCATCAGGCCCTTGGCTCGGAGCCAGTCCCCAGGACCATTGCCGTCTGCCCTGTCCGCCGCTGACGAACCGATTAGGTCGTCGTACTGAACCGATGCGCGGAAGCGATCATCTGTCATCGTGGACTCAACCCGAATGTTGTTGTGGAGTAGCCGCTCGCGTTGGGAGCGCCCAAGGTCGAAGAGCATACCGCGGTGCGGCACCCGAATGCGGCCTAACGCCTCAAGGGTCAGGGGTGCGGGGCCGGCGCGCAAGACTTTCGTCCGCCCCGGAGCATGCAAGGCCCCGCATGCCCTGCAGCCGATTGTCAGGCCGGTAGCCGCCGAGGTAAAGCGTGCGGAGCATGGCTCCAGCGGCCACATCGCCGCGTCCGGCGAGCGAAAGCGCGCTGCGGCAGGCAACATCCAGGAGTAACCAGCCTACGTGTAAGTGCCCAGCCGGGGCGCGCGCCAGGCTCACTGGGCGCGTCACCATGGGGGATCACTTCTCCGAAGTCTCTGCACTCCGAAGCTCATCCTCCGACCATCGACAGAACGCGTCAACTCCGATGTTGTAAAGAATCAAAGTCAAACCAGCGATGACCGGTGCACCCACGATGCCGAGCACGGGCACATTTGCTATGAGCAACGAACCGAGTGTAAGCCCCCCCCGCCTGAACCAGAAGCTCCGGCTTTGCCAATTGTGCGCCAACACCGGCCTCCTTCCCGGCGCCGATCTGATCCTCAATCTTCTTGCGCAATTCAGCGTCCCCGCACAGATACTTCCGGATGGATTCGGCAAGGTATGAGAAAAAGCCTCGCTCGTACTTGAGTTCGTAAACCAGCTGAACGACATCGGCCATCTGTACATCGACCGTGGCTCGGCCGGATGCTAGCGTTGCGAGCGTTTGATGCTGCCACGATCCCGGGAACGCTGGTGGCACGTTATGCTCTGAAAGGTCATCAGGGACAAGCCAGTCACGGTAGGAGCCCGAATATCCCGATGGGGAGTCGCGGTCGACTGGGAACGCGAGTGGCTCTTTCATAGCCACGCCCATAAGTCGACCGAGCCGAACAAGGCGCGTACCAGGATCACCAGCTTTCAACAACGTTCCCAATGAGACGTGGTAATCCCCCTGTGCCAGTCGGTCCAAGTGCTCGACGCCTTCTCGGAATTCATCAGCGTTCATGCCTGCCTCCGCCTGTTGACATGGAAGAACGGTGACGTTGGGCTGACACAGGGACGCGAAGTGGGCCCAACGACACAAGGGTCAAGGGTGCCGGGCCGGCGCGCAAGACTTTCGTGCCCACCCAAAGCATGCAAGGCGCCGCTTCCCTGAAGCCGATTGATAGGCGGCCGTGCGCGAACACGTTCAGTCCAGCCGCAGCAGGAACTCTTCGACATCGTCTCCGGAACTCTCGACCGTGGCCTCCCTCGCTTCGATGAAGAAGCCAACCTTCTCGAGCACGCGACGGGAGGCGGTATGGTCCACGGTTACCCGGGCAAAGAGCGGCCGCTCGTGCACCAGGGCGAGGAGTTCTCGCAGCGCAACGGTCGCGATGCCCTTTCCCCAGTGCTCCCGCCCGTACCAGTACGCCACCTCGCGCAGACCCCCGCGAACGAAGCTGCCGATGTACCCAACGACGGCGCCCTCGCTCTCGACGGTGCGGAGGATCCCGAGAGGATCCGCGAGAATCCTCGTCCAGTGGGTGTCGAACGCGGAGCGGTCGCGTGACGTGAGCGTACCCACGCGAAGAGCGACGGGATCACGCTGGTGCTCGAAGAACGTGTCGAGATCCGAGGCCGCAACAGGTCGCAGTCGAATGCCGGTCATGACCCTCGGGGAGTTGACTCGCGGTTGCGGAGGCGGCCATCGCCGCCTGACGCCACAAGGGTCAAGGGTGCGGGGCCTGCGCGCAAGGCTTTGACCCAGCCCGAAAGCATGCAAGGCCCGGCGCATCGCCTGCGTGATCGATGGATCGGGCGCTCACAGGCAGACACGAGAACGGGCACCCCGCGGCTCGCAGGGTGCCCGATCATCACCGGTGCGGTGCCTGCACTGAGCCGGTTCAGGCGCTCACCAGCAAACGCACGGTGAGGATACGCACTCGGTGTTGCAGAGAGTCCTGCCGGTCGCGAAGAGATCGCGCCCCTCTACCGTGCCGCGCTGCTCGGGAACGTCGGCCGATTCGAACGTCTCCACCGACAGCTCGTCCAGGTTCAGCTTGAGCTTGTTCATACTACCCTCCTGGTGAATGGTAAGGCGTGGAAAGCGCGTCCTGGCCGGAGCTGGTCGGGGCGCGCCGTGAGGGGTGGATCTCCGCGACACGAAACGGAAGGCAGACACCCACCAGCCATACTGTACTACCGGATGGCCGGAAAGCAAAGCTTTTATTGATAAGTGGCGGGATGGGAATATGTCTGGAGAATCGGCCGGCGTTGGTCTGCCGGCTCAGTAGGATCGTATCGCGAGCGCGGATGAGTCTCGTCCAGCGACAGCCGCGCAGTACCGTTGTTCTCATGCGGGCCCCGCGCTTGCTCCTGCTCCGGGTTCGATCCTGGAACCGAAAACGCAGTAGGGAGACATGCCGCACATCGTACTTCTCGGCGACAGCATCTTCGACAACGCATCGTACGTGGCGGGCGGGCCGGACGTGGTCGCGCACCTGAAGCGGGAGATGCCGGAGGGATGGCGCGCCACGCTTTCCGCCATCGACGGCGCAACCACGGGCAGCATACCCGTGCAGTACGGCCGCATTCCGCCCGACGCCACGCACCTGGTGCTGAGCATCGGCGGCAACGACGCGCTGATGAACGTCGACATCCTGCAGCGCCGCGCATCCACCGTCGCCGATGCGCTGGAGCACCTCGCCGACATGCGTGACCGCTTCGAGCACGCCTATCGCGCCGTGGTCGCGCAGCTGCTCAAGCACGACCTGCCGCTGACCGTTTGCACCATCTACAACGGCAACTTCGGCGACCACGTGATGCAGCGGCTGGCCCCCACGGCGCTCATCATGTTCAACGACGCCATCCTGCGGACGGCCTTCGAGCTGGTGCTGCCCGCCATCGAGCTGCGCATCGTCTGCAGCGAGCCGGAAGACTACGCCAACCCCATCGAGCCGTCGGTGCAGGGCGGGCACAAGATCGCCAAGGCCATCATCCGCGCCATCGAGGGGCAGGCGGGAGCCCGCGGCGCGCCCGTCTTCATCTGACTTCGCGCGGAACGGAAGAGGGGCGGGGCAGCCGATCGGCCGCCCCGCCCCTTTCCGGGTTTACCGGATGCGTTCGATGACGAAGCGCTCCCGGCTGGTGTAGCGGCCCGTCAGGCGCACGCGGTCGCCTTCACGGAGGCGGTTGAACCGGTCGCGGTCGCGCGAGTCGTGGGGGAGCGTCGCCCAGATGCGGCGGCCGTCGCTGGCGCGCAGCTCCATCTGCCGCGTGG is part of the Longimicrobium sp. genome and harbors:
- a CDS encoding GNAT family N-acetyltransferase; the protein is MTGIRLRPVAASDLDTFFEHQRDPVALRVGTLTSRDRSAFDTHWTRILADPLGILRTVESEGAVVGYIGSFVRGGLREVAYWYGREHWGKGIATVALRELLALVHERPLFARVTVDHTASRRVLEKVGFFIEAREATVESSGDDVEEFLLRLD
- a CDS encoding SGNH/GDSL hydrolase family protein, which produces MPHIVLLGDSIFDNASYVAGGPDVVAHLKREMPEGWRATLSAIDGATTGSIPVQYGRIPPDATHLVLSIGGNDALMNVDILQRRASTVADALEHLADMRDRFEHAYRAVVAQLLKHDLPLTVCTIYNGNFGDHVMQRLAPTALIMFNDAILRTAFELVLPAIELRIVCSEPEDYANPIEPSVQGGHKIAKAIIRAIEGQAGARGAPVFI